The Natronomonas salsuginis genome includes a region encoding these proteins:
- a CDS encoding agl cluster protein AglQ: MKLCDYIRVVADNAVSQQRSDGSFPPGCNGPHQDSETPVRNTSHYLVLLCELYLQTEDEAYLNSANSAAAYLSSKEARPYGYTFHHRDSNVKDHCNGLIGQAWTIEAIAKYSNIVDCPELIKTAEEVFLQHPFDDRLGLWKRVEINGKVLCFDSTFNHQLWFASAGALLSTSNDVDPEINKRISHFLDKIESQINIDNRGLIELGAQPPKKMWPYIAIADQRARMTLVLLAVRIPMRDSDLFRELFIKLTPFSRLPATSKVAREKKIGYQSFHLYGFALLKKVYPDHKLWSTSWIDRIFTAIESDTFVDELEDTIYGYPYNVSGIELAYALDEFDRGTKLDQEQWLSRQFKKCWDNEKETFARNNPDPETLTARLYEAARLSDWDIEISLEDK, from the coding sequence ATGAAGCTATGTGATTATATACGTGTTGTCGCAGATAATGCTGTCAGCCAGCAGCGTTCAGATGGTTCCTTTCCCCCAGGATGTAATGGCCCTCATCAGGACTCAGAAACTCCAGTGCGTAATACATCCCACTATTTAGTACTTCTTTGCGAACTTTATTTACAGACTGAAGATGAGGCATATTTAAATAGCGCAAATTCTGCAGCTGCCTATTTATCATCTAAAGAAGCTAGGCCCTATGGGTATACTTTTCATCATCGTGACTCGAATGTTAAGGACCATTGCAACGGGCTCATAGGACAAGCTTGGACTATCGAAGCGATTGCTAAATACAGTAATATCGTAGATTGTCCAGAACTTATTAAAACCGCTGAAGAGGTATTCCTTCAACATCCATTTGATGATCGTCTCGGACTCTGGAAACGGGTCGAAATTAATGGAAAAGTCCTCTGTTTCGATTCAACATTTAATCATCAACTCTGGTTTGCATCTGCCGGGGCATTGTTATCAACATCCAATGATGTAGATCCGGAAATTAACAAACGGATAAGTCATTTTCTCGATAAGATTGAATCACAGATCAATATTGATAATAGAGGTTTAATAGAACTCGGGGCTCAGCCACCAAAAAAAATGTGGCCTTACATCGCGATTGCAGATCAACGAGCCCGCATGACACTAGTATTACTGGCTGTTCGAATACCGATGAGGGATTCAGATCTATTCAGAGAATTATTTATTAAATTGACTCCATTCTCTCGACTCCCCGCAACTTCTAAGGTCGCTCGAGAAAAAAAAATCGGTTATCAATCTTTCCACCTATACGGGTTTGCCTTACTAAAGAAGGTATATCCGGACCATAAACTATGGTCAACATCCTGGATTGACCGGATCTTCACGGCCATAGAATCGGATACTTTTGTCGATGAATTAGAAGATACTATTTATGGGTATCCGTACAACGTGTCTGGCATAGAGCTTGCGTATGCGCTTGACGAGTTCGATCGGGGAACAAAACTCGATCAAGAGCAGTGGTTATCCCGACAGTTCAAAAAGTGCTGGGATAACGAAAAAGAGACGTTCGCACGAAACAATCCCGATCCAGAAACACTCACAGCTCGATTGTACGAAGCAGCGAGGCTCTCGGATTGGGATATTGAAATCTCATTGGAAGATAAATAA
- a CDS encoding glycosyltransferase family 4 protein has product MKVLQIGPLPPSVGGKTSGGVHTHVWQLSKKLVEQGHDVAVFAENIITKTSKPKIIDGVSIFGMNPESLFRSLFLDENLTNIKYLTRKFDQFSITDKLKYILYFLNAKQSTIGWNPHIVHVHHIQQRFPIARCIAEQTPLITSVHSFTSIEATDDEVSQMMYDLIRNNIYEADHLIFISEKLRNDAEIYFDCLPENSRVILNPVDVGYISSDGVAPDAYRDYDYNIMFVGDLIKRKGVYVLIDAVEQLIKQYPQMGVHIFGDGGERKQVENQIDQRGLDQIHLHGYVENISKYYSHSDLMVLPSEGESFGLVFIEAMINGIPVIGTTNVPEEVIPSNEVGYRVPPKNPQILSETIDDALSRSWDKRKIQSFAETFSWRENIDEFENIYQQSLPNLR; this is encoded by the coding sequence ATGAAAGTACTACAAATAGGCCCTTTACCACCGTCTGTCGGGGGTAAAACAAGCGGTGGGGTTCATACGCACGTTTGGCAGCTATCAAAGAAATTGGTAGAGCAAGGGCATGATGTTGCTGTCTTTGCTGAAAATATTATTACTAAAACGTCTAAGCCGAAAATAATTGATGGTGTTTCTATTTTTGGAATGAACCCGGAATCTTTATTCAGATCTTTATTTTTAGATGAAAATTTGACTAATATAAAATACCTTACGCGTAAGTTTGATCAATTTTCTATTACTGACAAGTTGAAATATATACTGTATTTTTTAAACGCAAAGCAGTCCACGATAGGATGGAATCCACATATAGTTCATGTCCACCATATACAACAACGCTTCCCGATAGCTAGATGCATAGCAGAACAGACACCACTTATAACATCCGTACATAGTTTTACCAGTATTGAGGCTACGGATGATGAAGTTAGTCAAATGATGTATGACCTTATTAGGAATAATATATATGAAGCAGATCATCTGATATTCATCAGCGAGAAACTCCGAAATGATGCGGAGATTTATTTCGATTGCCTTCCAGAAAATTCTAGAGTTATACTTAACCCAGTGGATGTCGGTTATATATCGTCAGATGGTGTGGCTCCCGATGCATATCGTGATTATGATTATAATATTATGTTTGTAGGGGATTTAATTAAAAGAAAAGGAGTGTATGTATTGATTGATGCAGTTGAACAATTAATAAAACAATATCCGCAGATGGGTGTCCATATTTTTGGCGATGGTGGGGAGAGAAAACAAGTAGAAAATCAAATAGATCAAAGGGGACTTGATCAAATACACCTGCATGGTTATGTTGAAAATATATCAAAATATTACAGTCATTCTGATTTAATGGTTTTGCCAAGTGAGGGTGAATCGTTTGGGTTAGTTTTTATTGAGGCGATGATAAACGGTATTCCTGTAATTGGTACAACAAATGTTCCTGAAGAGGTAATACCATCTAATGAAGTTGGTTATAGAGTACCACCCAAAAACCCTCAAATACTTTCGGAAACAATTGATGATGCCCTGTCAAGATCATGGGATAAAAGAAAGATCCAATCATTTGCCGAGACTTTCTCCTGGAGAGAGAATATTGATGAATTTGAAAACATATATCAGCAGTCATTACCTAATCTACGTTAG
- a CDS encoding alkaline phosphatase family protein: protein MGKTVVIGLDAFHTDLLEFTPYIESLYNENLSGELESTQPPVTAPAWASFQTGKNQGKHGVYDFITFNEDFDPEFLDGTALRTKPFYESLDEHGFDCCLFNLPFSLPARIEGDIVPSWLDADDRPPVPRDLYDTYGIKPPEYPTLKGNPLECIRKLKDSFEHNRDQFLKVLRADDHDFLFQLVSETDWLQHQAYLDLVRHPEKKTAEKARELLRVVDEYVRTLDSTLDDDDTLLLMSDHGFQVFDRQFYINDWLEANGYLEFGETHIGSKNEIGGSINIGGLGRFLFQQEWLHPVLRPIRNFATSSLDIDVSFEAGIDTEQSSAYCRSKDEAAIRLSPAVAETEKKRLIDNLVCDLQDVSGVRAYRREDVYEGKFTDEAGEIILASETCKIWRGPVGQIWRESLKDHHSSNGMFVAVGVPSSDDGPIAASLLDIAPTLLIKYEIPIPIDTDGEILPEYPTEEPEFISVDEYTPQFVSDEVSSYDGVQRRLEDLGYL from the coding sequence ATGGGCAAGACGGTCGTTATTGGGCTTGATGCTTTTCACACAGATCTCCTTGAATTCACTCCCTACATCGAGTCATTATATAACGAAAATTTGAGCGGTGAACTGGAGAGTACCCAACCACCCGTCACAGCTCCTGCCTGGGCGTCTTTTCAGACGGGAAAAAATCAAGGCAAACACGGTGTGTACGACTTTATCACGTTCAACGAGGACTTTGATCCTGAATTTTTGGATGGAACTGCGCTCCGTACCAAACCGTTCTATGAATCCTTAGATGAACATGGGTTCGATTGCTGTCTGTTTAATCTACCATTTTCTCTACCGGCCCGAATTGAGGGTGATATTGTGCCCTCCTGGCTCGACGCGGACGACCGCCCGCCAGTTCCGAGAGATCTGTACGATACATATGGGATCAAACCGCCAGAGTACCCTACGCTGAAGGGAAATCCTCTCGAATGTATTCGAAAATTAAAAGACTCGTTCGAACACAACCGGGACCAATTCCTCAAAGTGCTCCGTGCAGATGATCATGACTTCCTTTTTCAGTTGGTGAGTGAGACGGACTGGCTTCAGCATCAGGCGTATCTGGATCTCGTGAGACATCCCGAAAAGAAGACCGCCGAGAAAGCCCGAGAACTCCTGCGTGTAGTTGATGAATACGTTCGAACACTCGACTCAACACTGGATGATGACGACACGCTACTTTTGATGAGTGACCATGGGTTCCAAGTATTCGATCGACAGTTCTACATCAACGATTGGCTTGAAGCGAATGGGTATCTAGAGTTTGGTGAGACTCACATCGGTTCCAAGAACGAAATCGGAGGTTCAATTAATATCGGTGGGCTTGGACGCTTCCTCTTCCAGCAAGAGTGGCTTCATCCCGTCCTCCGACCAATCCGAAATTTCGCAACTAGTTCTTTGGACATTGATGTCTCCTTCGAGGCTGGTATCGATACCGAACAATCGTCAGCTTACTGCCGATCAAAAGATGAGGCTGCAATCCGTCTCTCCCCAGCGGTAGCAGAGACTGAAAAAAAACGGCTCATTGACAACCTAGTTTGTGATCTTCAAGACGTATCTGGAGTTCGCGCGTACCGACGTGAGGATGTCTATGAGGGAAAGTTCACGGATGAAGCCGGTGAAATAATACTCGCTTCGGAGACGTGTAAAATTTGGCGAGGACCCGTCGGACAGATCTGGCGTGAATCTCTGAAAGACCATCATAGTTCTAATGGGATGTTTGTTGCTGTCGGTGTACCCTCTAGTGATGACGGTCCAATTGCGGCATCACTACTTGATATTGCACCCACTCTTTTAATTAAATACGAAATCCCAATACCGATCGATACAGATGGTGAGATACTACCTGAATATCCTACTGAAGAACCGGAGTTCATTTCCGTAGATGAATATACACCACAGTTCGTTTCTGATGAAGTGTCGTCGTATGATGGCGTTCAACGGCGGCTTGAAGATCTGGGGTATCTCTGA
- a CDS encoding oligosaccharide flippase family protein: MSLSSKLGTRFKIEFVGRFIAVVSGAVLTVVLARLLGSDSYGLFSLTISILAIAQIFSRLGISKSAARYIAEYKEINAGQIPHILKYSFLYTIVSILLVCIVFVIGHRYFASLLNEPDLAPLLLAGVLIVVFETLNRYARTILHGFEKIQAGAILHSIDRILRFGVVIIFVILGYGALGALFGYALAFMVSSSVGLLYIYFKFYRDIERSQMESIIPKQILEYALPLTATNTGNAIDRRVDSILVGFFVGPVGVAYYVVSKQIVNFVRMPVDALGYTLEPTYKSQQAKGNTGTAARMYEEALSHGLLMYTPIAAGIALIAERLIQLIFGGEYLGAVPVLRIMAAYALLLVISSLSSGALDYLGRARARAIIRTVSAVANVVLNIILIPRFGVEGAAIATVVTYSAYTFATVYLMLSELELRVNWLFRRLVSIFAITGVMSGIVWVLMDYVEGILTLGLVVSVGALVWAILSVIFGLLDVRRIVSLIK; encoded by the coding sequence ATGAGTTTGTCGTCTAAGTTGGGAACTCGTTTCAAAATTGAGTTTGTCGGGCGTTTCATTGCGGTTGTTTCTGGCGCAGTCTTGACTGTTGTGCTGGCACGACTATTGGGTTCCGATAGCTATGGGCTTTTTTCGCTAACTATTTCCATTTTAGCGATCGCTCAAATTTTCAGTCGGCTGGGGATATCCAAATCTGCTGCCCGATACATCGCCGAATACAAGGAAATCAACGCTGGACAAATCCCACATATATTAAAATATTCTTTTTTGTATACTATCGTTTCGATTTTACTGGTTTGCATAGTGTTTGTCATCGGCCATCGGTACTTCGCTAGTCTTCTCAATGAACCTGATCTCGCCCCTCTGTTGCTGGCAGGGGTACTCATCGTCGTATTCGAAACGTTGAACCGCTACGCTCGAACCATTCTTCATGGGTTCGAGAAGATCCAAGCGGGTGCTATTCTTCACTCTATCGACCGCATACTTCGATTCGGTGTAGTTATTATATTTGTAATACTTGGGTACGGGGCTCTTGGTGCTCTTTTCGGGTACGCTCTCGCGTTCATGGTTTCGAGTAGTGTTGGATTGCTCTATATTTATTTCAAGTTTTATCGCGACATCGAGCGTAGTCAGATGGAGAGTATCATACCAAAACAGATTCTCGAGTATGCTCTTCCGCTAACAGCGACCAACACAGGTAACGCGATTGATCGACGGGTTGACTCAATTTTGGTCGGGTTCTTTGTCGGGCCAGTTGGTGTCGCGTATTATGTCGTCAGCAAGCAGATAGTAAACTTCGTTAGGATGCCTGTTGACGCACTTGGTTACACTCTTGAACCGACATACAAATCGCAACAGGCGAAAGGGAATACGGGGACTGCTGCGAGGATGTATGAGGAAGCACTCTCGCATGGACTTCTCATGTATACACCGATCGCAGCAGGAATAGCACTAATCGCGGAACGATTAATTCAACTGATATTCGGGGGTGAGTATCTCGGCGCAGTGCCGGTTCTGCGCATCATGGCGGCTTATGCGCTGCTGTTGGTGATATCTTCTCTCTCGAGTGGTGCTCTCGATTACCTCGGACGTGCCCGTGCGCGAGCGATTATCCGAACAGTAAGTGCTGTGGCAAACGTTGTTCTGAACATTATCCTGATTCCCCGGTTCGGCGTCGAAGGTGCAGCTATCGCAACTGTCGTAACGTATTCAGCTTACACTTTCGCCACGGTCTATCTTATGTTATCCGAACTCGAATTGAGGGTCAATTGGTTGTTCCGTCGGCTCGTGAGTATCTTCGCGATTACTGGGGTGATGTCCGGTATTGTTTGGGTTCTCATGGATTATGTAGAGGGCATCCTAACTCTGGGCTTGGTCGTCTCAGTTGGTGCATTAGTTTGGGCAATATTATCAGTAATATTCGGACTACTCGACGTTAGAAGAATTGTTTCCCTGATCAAGTAA